One region of Brassica napus cultivar Da-Ae chromosome A10, Da-Ae, whole genome shotgun sequence genomic DNA includes:
- the LOC125578962 gene encoding uncharacterized protein LOC125578962 — protein sequence MCKGFGSTLTGPALQWYINLPSRSIASLAVLSDIFVEQFASRRDLEKTSDSLYEILQFRAEPLRGYIARLNQEKVAIPKCSIPNAISAFKRGLLPDGDLYKELTKYQCKTMEDVLSRAWAQVMWKEDVTSRAKAQKKQYPKTIRPDRTDLDEKPSQRSARDSRNRNWGRYHTGRSRSQKGMAVATGPNISHLSVSVPELINVLRQMGHQVKWPQKMKAPDSFRNPGFWCDFHRDHDHKTEDCVALKIEVNELLRKGHLREFLSDKAKSHLSKETTGKPVSPPRQDRVVHVISGGSEISGIRHAAAKKSTWNPKHGLEAAKPKRLLLGTYEISFTDKEQEKDLTPHHNALVISLTVANCLVRRTLVDDGSSGNIIFQAAYKDLGLDEGALTQRVTPHIEFNGEVKQTTGEITLPVYAEGINMSTNFLVVDCDSSYNMILGRP from the coding sequence ATGTGCAAAGGTTTCGGCTCCACCCTGACCGGACCCGCTCTGCAGTGGTACATCAACTTACCCTCCAGGTCCATAGCCTCCTTAGCGGTTCTCAGCGACATATTCGTGGAGCAATTCGCAAGCAGAAGGGACCTGGAGAAAACCTCCGACAGCCTCTACGAAATCCTCCAGTTTCGAGCAGAACCCCTGCGAGGCTACATAGCCCGCTTAAATCAAGAGAAGGTAGCTATCCCCAAATGCAGTATCCCCAACGCTATATCCGCTTTCAAGAGAGGTCTGCTCCCCGACGGAGACCTGTACAAGGAGCTGACCAAATATCAGTGCAAAACCATGGAAGACGTCCTATCTCGAGCCTGGGCGCAGGTCATGTGGAAGGAGGACGTCACCAGCAGGGCCAAAGCGCAGAAAAAGCAATATCCCAAGACGATCAGACCAGACCGAACCGATTTAGACGAGAAACCCTCTCAAAGATCAGCTAGGGACTCCAGAAATCGAAACTGGGGCAGGTACCATACCGGCCGATCGAGAAGCCAAAAAGGGATGGCAGTGGCCACGGGGCCAAACATCTCTCACCTCTCTGTCTCAGTGCCGGAGCTGATCAATGTTCTGAGGCAGATGGGCCATCAGGTCAAGTGGCCTCAGAAGATGAAAGCTCCCGACTCTTTCCGGAACCCTGGCTTTTGGTGCGACTTCCATCGAGACCACGATCACAAAACGGAGGACTGCGTCGCACTAAAGATCGAGGTCAACGAACTGCTTAGGAAAGGGCACCTCAGGGAGTTCCTTTCTGATAAGGCCAAGAGCCATCTAAGCAAAGAGACAACGGGTAAGCCTGTCTCGCCACCGCGACAGGACCGAGTGGTACATGTCATTTCGGGCGGTTCAGAAATTAGCGGCATAAGGCATGCAGCTGCAAAGAAAAGTACTTGGAACCCCAAGCATGGCCTAGAGGCGGCCAAGCCAAAACGTTTGCTCCTAGGAACATACGAGATAAGCTTCACGGACAAGGAGCAGGAGAAAGACCTCACTCCGCATCACAACGCTCTGGTTATCTCGCTCACTGTAGCGAACTGCCTGGTAAGAAGGACACTGGTCGATGATGGAAGCTCcggcaacatcatcttccaggcCGCATACAAAGACCTAGGGCTGGATGAAGGGGCTCTAACTCAGAGGGTAACCCCCCATATAGAGTTCAACGGGGAAGTCAAACAAACCACCGGAGAGATAACCCTCCCCGTATACGCCGAAGGAatcaacatgtcaaccaacTTCCTCGTGGTTGACTGCGACTCGTCTTACAACATGATTCTAGGACGGCCCTAG